The window TTCTTTTTATACCACATTTGGTGGGTTCCGACCAATTTGAAAAGGCATGGATGAAGATGAATCAAGACTAGAAATGACAGAATAAATCGCTTTCGTTAACGAACAATATAGTAGGAAAAGAAGTAAAGGGAGTGCATGGACATGGACAGAAACAAAAGTTCTTCTAAGGAGGGGCAGCTTGAATGGTGGCAGTTATCCTTAATCGGGGTCGGCTGCATAATCGGCACCGGCTATTTCCTTGGATCCGGTCTTGCCATCCGCAATGCTGGGCCATCCGTCATCCTTTCTTATATTCTTGCGGCAATTTCCACTTACATCGTTTTTGATGCGTTAGCAAAAATGACAAAAAATGACCCGCAAAAAGGCTCTTTTAGATCTTATGCCAAAAAAGCTTATGGACGATGGGCTGGATTTTCCACAGGGTGGGTTTATTGGTGTTCGGAAATGTTAATTATGGGAAGCCAAATGACTGCGTTATCGATATTTTCGCGTTTCTGGTTTCCAAATGTCCCATTATGGGTCTTTGCAGCCGGTTATGCCGTTTTGGGGATTATGGTTGTATTAACGGGTACGAAAGGTTTTGACAGGCTAGAAAATGTTTTTGCCGTTATGAAAGTTTCCGCCATTTTGATGTTTATTGTGATCGCTTTGCTTGCATTATGTGGAGTTTTAGACGGAGGAAATGGCTTTCGAGTACCAACTACTATCCAACAACTATTTCCGAATGGAGTCATAGGAGTTTGGGCTTCACTCATCTACGCCTTTTATTCATTTGGCGGGATTGAAATCATGGGAATACTGGCGATTCGCTTGCGGAAAAAAGAAGATGACCCAAAATCCGGAAGCTTCATGCTTTTTTTGCTGGCACTCATTTACTGCCTCTCTCTCGGTTTGGCGGTGATGATGGATTCTTGGAAGGCCTTTTATTCGAAGGAAAGTCCTTTTGTCATCGCTTTAAATGACTATCACCTGCCGTTTTTCCCGCATATTTTTAACGGAGCGTTCATTATCGCCGGTTTTTCCACGATGTGCGCTTCCTTGTTTTCGATTACATCTATGCTTGTGATGTTAGCGCAAGATGGAGATGCCCCTGCTGCGTTAGCAAAAAATGGGAAATGGAAATTAAAAGTTCCTGTAAAAGCTCTGGGTTTGACGGCGGCAGGAATGGCCGCTTCCGTTATATTGGCGCTCGCGATGCCGGATAAAGTGTATGAATATATTACAACTGCCGCCGGTTTAATGCTTTTGTATAATTGGTTTTTTATTCTTCTCTATTCAAGGCGGCTGATCGAATTAAACGCATGGGGCAAAACAAAGAGATGGTCAGGGATGGTGCTCATCATTTTGGCGGTTAGCGGTACTTTATTGGAAAAAACGAGTCGATTTGGTTTTTTCGGCAGCTTATTGTTTGTCGGAATCGTTGCCATTGTAGTGCTGAAAATACGATCCAATTGGAAAAAGGAGCAAAAACCGGCTCCTGTTTAATGGGCGATGAGAGTCATAATACCTTGAAAACCGAAATAAAAGCCAAAACCGACGAGCGACAGACCGGATAGAAAAGAAGTCAAATACAAAAAGTTGGTGGACAAAAGTTTGCGAAAACTGCTAGCGATAAATGCCATCGTTAGATCCCATAAAAAAATACCCGCGAAGATGGTTCCGCTCAAAAAGAACAATTGCTCTTTTCCGTAAGTAGTGGCTGTTTTAGCCAGCACCGAACCGTAAATCCCCAACCAAAATAAAATGGTTAACGGATTGGACAAAGACATAAAAAAACCGGAAATAAACGTTTTAAAAAGCGGTTGGCTGCTTCGGTGAACATTTGCAGAAATTTTTCCGGCCGTTAAAAGACTTTCAACGCCAGTGTAAACAAGTACAAAAAATCCGAACAACCAAAGAAAGGCTTGGATGAAAGGAGCGTCAAGAAAACGGACAAAACCAAGATAAACAAGCATCATATAAAACGCGTCTGCAATGAGAGCGCCGACGCCGACAAGCCAGGCGTGCATAAAACCGTTTTTGATTCCTTTGTCCAATTGAGCGGCATTAATCGGTCCGATCGGTGCCGCCAACGATAATCCTAAAAGAAGATAACTGACAAATAAACTGACGCTCATTGAGTCTACCCTCCACGTTCTTTGCTCGTAAGATTCTATTCCAAAAGAAAGACTTGT of the Bacillus smithii genome contains:
- a CDS encoding amino acid permease, giving the protein MDRNKSSSKEGQLEWWQLSLIGVGCIIGTGYFLGSGLAIRNAGPSVILSYILAAISTYIVFDALAKMTKNDPQKGSFRSYAKKAYGRWAGFSTGWVYWCSEMLIMGSQMTALSIFSRFWFPNVPLWVFAAGYAVLGIMVVLTGTKGFDRLENVFAVMKVSAILMFIVIALLALCGVLDGGNGFRVPTTIQQLFPNGVIGVWASLIYAFYSFGGIEIMGILAIRLRKKEDDPKSGSFMLFLLALIYCLSLGLAVMMDSWKAFYSKESPFVIALNDYHLPFFPHIFNGAFIIAGFSTMCASLFSITSMLVMLAQDGDAPAALAKNGKWKLKVPVKALGLTAAGMAASVILALAMPDKVYEYITTAAGLMLLYNWFFILLYSRRLIELNAWGKTKRWSGMVLIILAVSGTLLEKTSRFGFFGSLLFVGIVAIVVLKIRSNWKKEQKPAPV
- a CDS encoding LysE family transporter, with product MSVSLFVSYLLLGLSLAAPIGPINAAQLDKGIKNGFMHAWLVGVGALIADAFYMMLVYLGFVRFLDAPFIQAFLWLFGFFVLVYTGVESLLTAGKISANVHRSSQPLFKTFISGFFMSLSNPLTILFWLGIYGSVLAKTATTYGKEQLFFLSGTIFAGIFLWDLTMAFIASSFRKLLSTNFLYLTSFLSGLSLVGFGFYFGFQGIMTLIAH